In the genome of Aridibaculum aurantiacum, one region contains:
- a CDS encoding SDR family NAD(P)-dependent oxidoreductase produces MQNIGEKTVAIVTGGGSGIGLAIATKFVQSGITTIIVGRDQQKLDAAKEQLGALCFPISHDLNDLAGLPALVQRIAQEHGKIDVLVNNAGINLKKEFTEVTDEEFQRIILTNVTAVFALSREVTKVMVEAGKGSIINISSMASQYGLPKVIAYTASKSAIEGMTRAMAVDLSPRGIRVNCIAPGFIATEMSAKALNNDPERKQKVLSRTPMGFLGETADIGEAAYFLATDAAKYITGVVLPVDGGNSIGF; encoded by the coding sequence ATGCAAAACATAGGAGAGAAAACAGTAGCAATAGTAACCGGTGGAGGTTCAGGTATTGGACTAGCTATAGCAACCAAATTTGTTCAAAGTGGTATAACAACCATCATTGTAGGGCGCGACCAGCAAAAACTGGATGCAGCCAAAGAACAACTGGGAGCACTTTGCTTCCCCATCAGTCACGATCTGAATGACCTTGCAGGATTGCCTGCATTGGTACAGCGTATAGCACAGGAACATGGAAAGATTGATGTGCTGGTGAACAACGCCGGCATCAATTTGAAAAAAGAATTCACTGAAGTAACGGATGAAGAATTTCAGCGGATCATTCTTACCAATGTTACTGCCGTGTTTGCACTTTCAAGGGAAGTGACCAAAGTGATGGTAGAAGCAGGCAAAGGTTCTATCATCAACATCAGCTCTATGGCTTCGCAATATGGCCTACCAAAAGTCATAGCCTATACCGCTTCAAAGTCTGCCATAGAAGGCATGACAAGAGCAATGGCTGTTGATCTTTCACCAAGAGGAATTCGTGTTAACTGTATTGCACCTGGTTTTATTGCAACAGAAATGAGTGCTAAAGCATTGAACAATGATCCTGAAAGAAAGCAAAAGGTTCTGTCGCGTACACCTATGGGCTTTTTAGGAGAGACTGCCGATATAGGCGAGGCTGCATATTTTCTTGCGACTGATGCAGCAAAATATATAACAGGTGTAGTACTGCCAGTAGATGGTGGTAACTCAATAGGTTTTTAG